A stretch of Anas acuta chromosome 3, bAnaAcu1.1, whole genome shotgun sequence DNA encodes these proteins:
- the TMEM17 gene encoding transmembrane protein 17 yields MSLPEPLRRQLGSFSRTVFTDSRGAAPPLPGERADSEIVSSLPLQMSLYFNVYFFPFWWLSSVVMLQMKYAVLSDYYKFILVTVMILASLIEIIRLYLGYIGNLQEKVPELAGFWLLTLLLQLPIILFLLFNEGLKILPLERSVNIIFALFLIFQVIAASTTLKRMVNKLATHFRLNEFDRLEEHPVREFYSLS; encoded by the exons ATGTCGCTGCCCGAGCCGCTGAGGCGGCAGCTGGGCTCCTTCAGCCGCACCGTCTTCACCGACAGCCgcggcgccgccccgccgcTCCCGGGCGAGCGCGCAG ATAGTGAAATAGTTTCCAGTTTACCACTACAGATGTCCCTGTATTTCAACGTTTATTTTTTCCCGTTTTGGTGGCTCAGCAGTGTTGTCATGCTCCAGATGAAG TATGCAGTCCTGTCAGATTACTACAAGTTCATTCTGGTCACAGTCATGATCCTAGCCTCCCTAATAGAGATCATTCGACTGTACCTGGGATACATCGGCAACCTGCAGGAGAAG GTCCCTGAGCTGGCTGGGTTTTGGCTCCTGACTCTCCTCCTGCAGTTACCTATAATTCTCTTCTTGCTATTTAACGAAGGTTTGAAAATCCTGCCACTGGAAAGATCAGTCAATATCATCTTTGCCCTCTTCCTAATCTTCCAAGTCATTGCAGCCTCCACCACCCTGAAGAGAATGGTGAACAAACTGGCAACTCACTTCCGCCTTAATGAATTTGACAGGCTAGAGGAACACCCCGTGCGTGAGTTTTACAGCCTAAGCTAA